A single window of Cottoperca gobio chromosome 9, fCotGob3.1, whole genome shotgun sequence DNA harbors:
- the LOC115012960 gene encoding LOW QUALITY PROTEIN: RING finger protein 214-like (The sequence of the model RefSeq protein was modified relative to this genomic sequence to represent the inferred CDS: deleted 1 base in 1 codon), with protein sequence MLVPSKNIPRKPRTPPHTRPRLSSSSNRLAKEMEENERKLKALTEEQCEEQQRWQEELDELRQEMERVRKEAQEAELLALQDEIAAVEKQREVAMARIEAWLREVGQYLNTLKVEFPQQYPQERQKWEKKEELVRRSQAELQSRFQEVVQQLQQGRELESLPRINVPSLPQVPMADLRFNQVMQSLVRPQFMPPPPIAVNRPFPPQRLPHYYQPQYLTPHPPQYRHHYQHPPPPHPFQPPLPLPPQHQPLHLPPPHFQPHIRAPMRGTPPPSLSPSPPVQPIHPVVPSPPPPAAASAPAGKLDKVLEKLGNRFPQCNRAQLMLLLQQVKSSRGTLAGMSMEDVIEQVGFKLVQKERSAPGPISRPAPPGPIQRPTPPPQRAAAAVGGQTVGARKLCLMCQNHVDPESRHPLSCSHTIHKDCIRVWLQSSKNNSCPFCPGK encoded by the exons ATGTTAGTCCCATCTAAAAACATCCCCAGAAAGCCGAGAACTCCCCCTCACACTCGTCCtcgtctctcttcctcctctaatAGGCTGGCcaaggagatggaggagaacgAGAGGAAGCTAAAGGCTCTCACGGAAGAGCAGTGcgaggagcagcagaggtggCAGGAGGAGCTGGACGAGCTAAGGCAGGAGATGGAGCGAGTGAGGAAGGAGGCGCAGGAGGCCGAGCTGCTGGCCTTGCAGGACGAGATCGCCGCtgtggagaagcagagagaggtcGCCATGGCTCGCATCGAGGCCTGGCTGAGAGAG GTGGGTCAGTACCTGAACACTCTCAAGGTGGAGTTCCCGCAGCAGTACCCTCAGGAGAGGCAGAAGtgggagaagaaggaagagctGGTCCGGAGGAGCCAGGCCGAGCTCCAGAGCCGCTTTCAGGAGGttgtgcagcagctccagcagggtCGAGAGTTGGAGTCCCTCCCCAGGATCAACGTACCGTCTCTGCCGCAGGTCCCTATG GCTGACCTGAGATTCAATCAGGTGATGCAGTCACTGGTCCGTCCCCAGTTCATGCCTCCTCCTCCAATCGCAGTGAACCGACCCTTCCCTCCCCAGAGACTCCCACACTATTACCAGCCACAGTACCTCACCCCTCACCCCCCCCAGTAC CGCCACCACTACCAACACCCACCACCTCCACACCCGTTCCaacctcctctccccctcccaccGCAGCACCAGCCTCTCCACCTACCTCCGCCTCACTTCCAGCCCCATATCAGAGCTCCAATGAGGGGGACTCCCCCTCCCAGTCTCTCCCCGTCCCCTCCTGTTCAGCCTATCCACCCTGTAGTTCCTTCCCCGCCTCCCCCCGCTGCTGCCTCTGCCCCCGCCGGTAAACTCGACAAAGTCCTGGAGAAGCTCGGGAATCGGTTCCCGCAATGCAACAGGGCTCAGCTGATGTTGCTGCTCCAGCAGGTGAAGAGCTCCCGCGGCACGCTGGCCGGCATGTCCATGGAGGATGTCATCGAGCAGGTCGGCTTCAAGCTGGTACAGAAGGAGAGGTCGGCCCCGGGGCCCATCAGCCGGCCCGCACCCCCAGGCCCCATCCAGAGGCCGACACCTCCCCCGCAGAGAGCGGCGGCGGCAGTTGGAGGTCAGACAGTCGGGGCTCGTAAACTCTGCCTGATGTGCCAGAACCACGTGGATCCAGAGAGCCGACACCCACTGAGCTGCTCCCACACCATCCACAAAGACTGCATCAGAGTGTGGCTGCAGTCCAGCAAGAACAACTCCTGCCCCTTCTGCCCGGGGAAGTGA